The following are encoded in a window of Miltoncostaea marina genomic DNA:
- a CDS encoding TlyA family RNA methyltransferase, with protein sequence MASARSRLDVELVQRGLFPSRARAQAAVMAGRVRVDGRPVDKPGTAVPSGAALDVRRDQEYVSRGGVKLAAALDALGVDVAGAGALDLGASTGGFTDVLLRRGAERVIALDVGYGQLDWRLRQDPRVTVMERTNARHLAPGDLPWAPDLVTCDLSFISIGTVWGAVVPCLAPGWRAMVMVKPQFEVGRERVGSGGVVRDEAARADAVRGVIGVVEDNGGRVIGTADAGLPGPKGNREVFVLAHDAGTAS encoded by the coding sequence GTGGCCTCCGCCCGATCACGACTGGACGTCGAGCTCGTCCAGCGCGGCCTGTTCCCGTCGCGCGCCCGCGCCCAGGCGGCCGTCATGGCGGGGCGGGTGCGCGTCGACGGCAGGCCGGTCGACAAGCCGGGCACGGCCGTCCCGTCCGGCGCCGCGCTCGACGTGCGTCGGGACCAGGAGTACGTCTCCCGGGGCGGCGTCAAGCTCGCCGCCGCCCTCGACGCGCTGGGCGTCGACGTGGCCGGCGCGGGCGCGCTCGACCTCGGCGCCTCCACCGGCGGCTTCACGGACGTCCTGCTGCGCCGCGGCGCCGAGCGGGTCATCGCCCTCGACGTGGGCTACGGGCAGCTCGACTGGCGGCTGCGCCAGGACCCGCGGGTGACGGTCATGGAGCGGACCAACGCCCGCCACCTCGCGCCCGGCGACCTGCCGTGGGCGCCCGACCTGGTCACCTGTGACCTCTCCTTCATCTCGATCGGCACGGTCTGGGGCGCGGTGGTGCCGTGCCTGGCGCCCGGGTGGCGTGCGATGGTGATGGTCAAGCCGCAGTTCGAGGTCGGTCGCGAGCGGGTCGGGTCGGGCGGCGTCGTGCGGGACGAGGCGGCGCGCGCCGACGCGGTGCGCGGGGTGATCGGGGTCGTCGAGGACAACGGGGGGCGAGTGATCGGGACCGCGGACGCCGGGCTGCCGGGGCCGAAGGGCAATCGCGAGGTGTTCGTCCTCGCCCACGACGCCGGGACGGCGTCGTGA
- a CDS encoding DNA repair protein RecN translates to MIRSLEVRDLVVIERAELAPPAGLTAVTGETGAGKTVLAQALGLLAGGPADAGAVRPGARHALVQATLAVPPGFWDALDEDDPALPLRELAEDESEVVIARRVPAEGRARALIDGQAAPREAVAALARALVRFSAQHEHRRLVSAASQLAILDAFAGPGATAAAERLTGLRRRLRGLDRALAAARARRERAEREREELQELVAAVEAVAPEPAEHAALLAERERLRHAEGLAAAAAAAAEALSPSDGEGGALATVGAAAAALAPMVPVDEALAGPHGELAAAQATLQEAALALRAYLDDLDAEPGRLAQVEDRLDAYSRLDRRWGPGVETVVARADEARESLRGLDEGAHEVMALAEEREAALQEAIGVALELRETRAEAAPRLAEAVRAELADLAMPRAELRVELVEDDADPPADSCVVWLRANPGLPEAPLAATASGGELSRVLLALHGVAAAGDDATWVMDEVDAGIGGVTATAVGARLRAFAGGRQVIVITHLPQVAAMADAHYRLVKGIDADGRATTRIEPVEGEALVEELCRMLGAGVADAGARRHAEELLARRAG, encoded by the coding sequence GTGATCCGCTCGCTCGAGGTCCGCGACCTCGTCGTCATCGAGCGCGCCGAGCTGGCGCCGCCGGCCGGCCTGACGGCGGTGACGGGGGAGACCGGCGCCGGCAAGACCGTGCTGGCCCAGGCGCTCGGGCTGCTGGCCGGCGGGCCGGCCGACGCCGGCGCCGTGCGCCCCGGGGCGCGCCACGCGCTCGTGCAGGCGACCCTCGCCGTGCCCCCCGGGTTCTGGGACGCGCTCGACGAGGACGACCCGGCGCTGCCGCTGCGCGAGCTGGCCGAGGACGAGTCGGAGGTGGTCATCGCCCGCCGGGTGCCCGCCGAGGGGCGCGCCCGGGCGCTGATCGACGGCCAGGCCGCGCCGCGCGAGGCGGTCGCGGCGCTGGCGCGGGCGCTCGTGCGCTTCTCGGCCCAGCACGAGCACCGCCGGCTGGTGAGCGCGGCCAGCCAGCTCGCGATCCTCGACGCCTTCGCCGGCCCCGGGGCCACCGCCGCCGCGGAGCGGCTCACGGGGCTGCGCCGCCGCCTGCGCGGGCTCGACCGGGCGCTCGCGGCGGCGCGCGCCCGGCGCGAGCGGGCCGAGCGCGAGCGCGAGGAGCTCCAGGAGCTGGTGGCCGCGGTCGAGGCGGTCGCCCCCGAGCCGGCCGAGCACGCCGCGCTCCTCGCCGAGCGCGAGCGGCTGCGCCACGCGGAGGGGCTCGCGGCGGCGGCCGCCGCGGCCGCCGAGGCCCTGTCGCCGAGCGACGGCGAGGGGGGCGCGCTGGCGACGGTCGGCGCCGCCGCGGCCGCGCTGGCGCCGATGGTGCCGGTCGACGAGGCCCTGGCCGGGCCGCACGGCGAGCTGGCGGCCGCCCAGGCGACGCTGCAGGAGGCCGCCCTCGCGCTGCGCGCCTACCTCGACGACCTCGACGCCGAGCCGGGCCGGCTGGCGCAGGTGGAGGACCGGCTCGACGCCTACTCGCGCCTCGACCGCCGCTGGGGGCCGGGGGTCGAGACGGTGGTCGCGCGCGCCGACGAGGCCCGCGAGTCCCTGCGCGGCCTGGACGAGGGCGCCCACGAGGTGATGGCGCTGGCCGAGGAGCGCGAGGCCGCGCTGCAGGAGGCGATCGGCGTGGCCCTCGAGCTGCGCGAGACGCGCGCCGAGGCGGCGCCCCGCCTGGCGGAGGCCGTGCGCGCGGAGCTCGCCGACCTCGCCATGCCGCGCGCCGAGCTGCGCGTCGAGCTGGTCGAGGACGACGCCGACCCGCCCGCCGACTCGTGCGTCGTCTGGCTGCGGGCCAACCCCGGCCTGCCCGAGGCCCCGCTCGCCGCGACCGCCTCGGGCGGCGAGCTCTCCCGCGTCCTGCTCGCCCTCCACGGCGTCGCCGCCGCCGGGGACGACGCGACCTGGGTGATGGACGAGGTGGACGCCGGCATCGGCGGCGTCACCGCCACCGCGGTCGGCGCCCGGCTGCGCGCCTTCGCCGGCGGCCGCCAGGTGATCGTGATCACCCACCTGCCCCAGGTCGCCGCGATGGCCGACGCCCACTACCGCCTGGTGAAGGGCATCGACGCCGACGGCCGCGCCACCACCCGCATCGAGCCGGTCGAGGGGGAGGCCCTCGTCGAGGAGCTCTGCCGCATGCTCGGCGCCGGCGTCGCCGACGCCGGCGCCCGGCGGCACGCCGAGGAGCTGCTCGCCCGCCGCGCGGGCTGA
- a CDS encoding CTP synthase, translating to MGEAPVKYVFVTGGVVSGLGKGISAASLGTLLKARGISVSLQKCDPYLNVDPGTMSPFQHGEVFVTEDGAETDLDLGHYERFTDESLSRISNVTTGAVYDAVIKKERRGDFLGATIQVIPHVTDEIKARIRQAAASSGAEVVIIEIGGTVGDIESLPFLEAIRQFRNDVGREHVCFVHVTLVPYLEASGELKSKTTQHSVNELRRIGIEPDVLVLRSDRPLTDDIRQKIALYGGIASNAVISAVDAPDIYEVPLNLEAEGFARVVCARLGVTAPAPDLTDWRAIVERIHACEGRVRIALVGKYVQLHDAYLSVAEALKHAAIHHGVEVEIDWVDAEDPHLRDHLQGADGILVPGGFGGRGIEGKIAAVRHAREERVPYLGICLGMQVAVIEYARHVCGMDGANSSEFDPETPYPVIDLLPEQRAIEERGGTMRLGADPVHLQPGTRARAAYGDEAVIYERHRHRYEVNPSMRDEIERAGLVMSGRSPNGRLVELVELPDHPWFCASQFHPEFKSRPTRPQPLFREFVGAAAERARVRPGVAPAREHAQLGG from the coding sequence GTGGGCGAGGCACCGGTCAAGTACGTCTTCGTGACGGGGGGTGTCGTCTCCGGCCTCGGGAAGGGCATCTCGGCGGCCTCGCTGGGGACGCTGCTGAAGGCGCGCGGGATCAGCGTGTCGCTGCAGAAGTGCGACCCCTACCTCAACGTGGACCCGGGGACCATGAGCCCCTTCCAGCACGGCGAGGTGTTCGTGACCGAGGACGGGGCCGAGACGGACCTGGACCTCGGCCACTACGAGCGCTTCACCGACGAGAGCCTCAGCCGCATCTCGAACGTGACGACCGGCGCGGTCTACGACGCGGTAATCAAGAAGGAGCGCCGGGGCGACTTCCTCGGGGCGACCATCCAGGTCATCCCGCACGTGACGGACGAGATCAAGGCGCGCATCCGCCAGGCGGCGGCCAGCTCCGGCGCCGAGGTGGTGATCATCGAGATCGGCGGCACGGTGGGCGACATCGAGTCGCTGCCGTTCCTCGAGGCCATCCGCCAGTTCCGCAACGACGTGGGCCGCGAGCACGTCTGCTTCGTGCACGTGACCCTCGTGCCGTACCTCGAGGCCTCGGGCGAGCTCAAGAGCAAGACCACCCAGCACTCGGTCAACGAGCTGCGCCGCATCGGTATCGAGCCCGACGTGCTCGTGCTGCGCTCCGACCGGCCGCTGACCGACGACATCCGCCAGAAGATCGCCCTCTACGGCGGCATCGCGAGCAACGCGGTGATCTCGGCGGTCGACGCGCCCGACATCTACGAGGTGCCGCTCAACCTCGAGGCCGAGGGCTTCGCCCGGGTGGTGTGCGCGCGCCTCGGCGTGACCGCCCCCGCGCCGGACCTCACCGACTGGCGCGCCATCGTCGAGCGCATCCACGCCTGCGAGGGCCGCGTGCGCATCGCGCTGGTCGGCAAGTACGTCCAGCTGCACGACGCGTACCTGTCGGTCGCCGAGGCGCTCAAGCACGCGGCCATCCACCACGGCGTCGAGGTCGAGATCGACTGGGTCGACGCCGAGGACCCGCACCTGCGCGACCACCTGCAGGGGGCCGACGGCATCCTGGTGCCGGGCGGCTTCGGCGGCCGCGGCATCGAGGGCAAGATCGCGGCCGTCCGCCACGCCCGCGAGGAGCGGGTGCCGTACCTCGGCATCTGCCTCGGCATGCAGGTGGCGGTCATCGAGTACGCCCGTCACGTCTGCGGCATGGACGGCGCCAACTCGAGCGAGTTCGACCCCGAGACGCCCTACCCGGTCATCGACCTGCTGCCGGAGCAGCGCGCCATCGAGGAGCGCGGCGGCACCATGCGCCTGGGCGCCGACCCGGTGCACCTGCAGCCGGGCACCCGGGCGCGCGCGGCCTACGGCGACGAGGCGGTCATCTACGAGCGCCACCGCCACCGCTACGAGGTCAACCCATCCATGCGCGACGAGATTGAGCGCGCCGGCCTCGTGATGAGCGGCCGCTCGCCCAACGGGCGCCTGGTCGAGCTCGTCGAGCTGCCCGACCACCCGTGGTTCTGCGCCTCGCAGTTCCACCCCGAGTTCAAGAGCCGCCCGACCCGCCCGCAGCCCCTCTTCCGCGAGTTCGTGGGCGCCGCCGCCGAGCGGGCCCGTGTCCGGCCGGGGGTCGCGCCCGCCCGCGAGCACGCGCAGCTGGGCGGGTGA
- a CDS encoding NAD(+)/NADH kinase: MSPTTRRGGPPIATAEGRAVGRVLLLTHREPAVTASTLPAVLSILEDAGVEVLVPAGEVVKHRVLAPYSSGDGMRLRPGGEDLILVLGGDGSILRALAREAGSGAPVIGVNYGRVGFLASIERETLERDLRRALTGEYIVLELPSLKAEWSDGEVLAVNDLALFRGGESRIADLSYSVDGELVATVRCDGLVVSTPVGSTAYNLAAGGPTVSWRVRCFVLSFIALHHLDSRPLVIGAGEQLVVTNSALIGDVDIQADGQRIGALRPGRSITIGLGGSDVHLATFPEASFYRRYREKFGRP; this comes from the coding sequence GTGAGCCCCACCACCCGCCGCGGCGGGCCCCCGATCGCCACCGCGGAGGGGCGGGCGGTCGGCCGCGTCCTGCTGCTCACCCACCGCGAGCCCGCGGTCACCGCCTCCACCCTGCCGGCCGTGCTGTCGATCCTCGAGGACGCCGGCGTCGAGGTGCTCGTGCCGGCCGGCGAGGTGGTCAAGCATCGCGTGCTGGCGCCCTACTCCTCCGGCGACGGCATGCGGCTGCGCCCGGGGGGCGAGGACCTCATCCTCGTGCTCGGCGGCGACGGCAGCATCCTGCGCGCGCTGGCGCGCGAGGCCGGCTCCGGCGCGCCGGTGATCGGGGTCAACTACGGCCGGGTCGGCTTCCTCGCCTCCATCGAGCGCGAGACCCTCGAGCGCGACCTGCGCCGGGCGCTGACCGGCGAGTACATCGTGCTCGAGCTGCCGTCGCTGAAGGCGGAGTGGAGCGACGGCGAGGTGCTGGCCGTCAACGACCTGGCCCTCTTCCGCGGCGGCGAGTCGCGCATCGCCGACCTCAGCTACTCGGTCGACGGCGAGCTCGTCGCCACCGTGCGCTGCGACGGCCTGGTCGTGAGCACCCCGGTCGGCTCGACCGCGTACAACCTCGCCGCCGGCGGGCCCACGGTCTCCTGGCGGGTGCGCTGCTTCGTCCTGTCGTTCATCGCCCTGCACCACCTCGACAGCCGGCCGCTCGTCATCGGCGCGGGGGAGCAGCTCGTCGTCACCAACAGCGCCCTGATCGGCGACGTCGACATCCAGGCCGACGGCCAGCGCATCGGCGCACTGCGCCCGGGCCGGTCGATCACCATCGGGCTGGGTGGCTCCGACGTGCACCTGGCGACGTTCCCCGAGGCGTCGTTCTACCGGCGCTACCGGGAGAAGTTCGGCCGGCCGTGA
- a CDS encoding NADPH-dependent F420 reductase codes for MDVTIIGTGNMARGIGARVVAGGHGLTVLGRERAEAEALAAELGGGARAGEVGEPAESDLVVLAVPYEAAADLARRYDGATIVDITNPVDFSSFEPIHPGAGSAAEEIQAAAPGARVVKAFNTTFAGTLAEGAVAGQPLDVLIAGDDEEAKGRVARLARDGGMTPRDAGPLRRARELEAAGYLHMALTQGTEAPFGTALRVVA; via the coding sequence ATGGACGTCACCATCATCGGCACCGGCAACATGGCCAGGGGCATCGGCGCGCGGGTGGTCGCCGGCGGCCACGGGCTGACCGTGCTCGGCAGGGAGCGGGCGGAGGCGGAGGCGCTCGCCGCGGAGCTCGGCGGCGGCGCGCGCGCCGGCGAGGTCGGCGAGCCGGCGGAGAGCGACCTGGTCGTGCTGGCGGTGCCCTACGAGGCCGCCGCCGACCTCGCCCGCCGCTACGACGGCGCGACGATCGTGGACATCACCAACCCGGTGGACTTCTCGAGCTTCGAGCCCATCCACCCCGGGGCCGGCTCGGCCGCGGAGGAGATCCAGGCGGCGGCCCCGGGCGCGCGGGTCGTGAAGGCGTTCAACACCACCTTCGCCGGCACGCTCGCGGAGGGCGCCGTCGCCGGGCAGCCGCTCGACGTGCTGATCGCGGGCGACGACGAGGAGGCGAAGGGCCGCGTGGCCCGGCTCGCCCGCGACGGCGGCATGACGCCACGCGACGCCGGCCCGCTGCGGCGCGCCCGCGAGCTGGAGGCCGCCGGCTACCTGCACATGGCGCTCACCCAGGGCACCGAGGCCCCGTTCGGCACCGCGCTGCGGGTGGTCGCCTAG
- a CDS encoding NUDIX hydrolase, whose translation MSDRSGGLGPPVRSEPVYRGMIVDLRVSDYRRPDGSVVRREVMDHPGAAVVVAVEDDHVLLVRQPREAVEEFTLELPAGKLDVPGEDPLGCARRELAEETGRAAATWRAAGGFYTAPAMLTEFIHLFMASDLTPVEARAEGEDEMIEVVRWPLGDLGRLIDEVRDAKTLIGLLRLEREMRPPG comes from the coding sequence GTGAGCGACCGCTCGGGCGGGCTCGGGCCGCCGGTGCGGTCGGAGCCGGTCTACCGCGGGATGATCGTCGACCTGCGCGTCTCCGACTACCGGCGCCCCGACGGCTCGGTCGTGCGGCGGGAGGTCATGGACCACCCGGGCGCGGCGGTCGTCGTGGCGGTCGAGGACGACCACGTCCTGCTCGTGCGCCAGCCGCGCGAGGCGGTCGAGGAGTTCACGCTGGAGCTGCCGGCCGGCAAGCTCGACGTGCCGGGCGAGGACCCGCTCGGGTGCGCCCGCCGCGAGCTCGCCGAGGAGACGGGCCGCGCCGCGGCCACCTGGCGGGCCGCCGGCGGCTTCTACACCGCGCCCGCCATGCTCACCGAGTTCATCCACCTCTTCATGGCGAGCGACCTGACCCCCGTCGAGGCGCGGGCGGAGGGCGAGGACGAGATGATCGAGGTCGTCCGGTGGCCGCTCGGCGATCTCGGCCGGCTCATCGACGAGGTGCGCGACGCCAAGACCCTGATCGGCCTCCTGCGGCTCGAGCGGGAGATGCGCCCCCCGGGCTAG
- a CDS encoding M20/M25/M40 family metallo-hydrolase codes for MSPEELEALPPVARLTVRLCEIPSPSRQEAAVAEVVRGMLREMGAEVIEDGAATSLPAGCGNIIGRFPATAPGTPIMLASHLDTVPVTGPIEVELADGRLRNRHDAILGGDNKAAVAAMLEGMRRVVEEGRPHAGVELVFTPCEEIGLRGAHVFDPSPLLARFGFVYDHTGPVGDVVVAAPSLYRVTATFVGRAAHAGIAPEAGRSAILAAARAITRMPLGRIDAETTANVGTVGGGTATNVVAERCTVTAEARSRDERALGIQLTAMLDALTWAASECEVDLETHVEREFSAYRLGEGDPQVRMALDVLAGLGHEPRLVQSGGGSDVNAFLLNGFPAVNLCNGMTDVHTPDESIAVESLEAMLDVTLGLVDAARGAA; via the coding sequence GTGAGCCCGGAGGAGCTCGAGGCGCTGCCCCCGGTGGCGCGCCTCACCGTGCGCCTGTGCGAGATCCCGTCCCCGTCGCGCCAGGAGGCGGCGGTCGCGGAGGTCGTGCGCGGCATGCTGCGCGAGATGGGCGCGGAGGTGATCGAGGACGGCGCCGCCACCAGCCTGCCCGCGGGCTGCGGCAACATCATCGGCCGCTTCCCGGCGACCGCCCCCGGCACCCCGATCATGCTGGCCTCGCACCTCGACACCGTGCCGGTGACGGGCCCGATCGAGGTGGAGCTGGCCGACGGGCGCCTGCGCAACCGCCACGACGCGATCCTCGGCGGCGACAACAAGGCCGCCGTGGCCGCGATGCTCGAGGGCATGCGGCGCGTGGTGGAGGAGGGGCGCCCGCACGCGGGCGTCGAGCTGGTCTTCACCCCGTGCGAGGAGATCGGCCTGCGCGGCGCCCATGTCTTCGACCCCTCGCCGCTGCTGGCCCGCTTCGGCTTCGTCTACGACCACACCGGCCCGGTCGGCGACGTCGTGGTCGCCGCGCCCTCGCTCTACCGCGTCACCGCCACGTTCGTCGGCCGCGCCGCGCACGCCGGCATCGCCCCCGAGGCGGGCCGCAGCGCGATCCTCGCGGCCGCGCGCGCGATCACGCGCATGCCGCTGGGGCGGATCGACGCCGAGACCACCGCGAACGTCGGCACAGTCGGCGGCGGGACGGCGACCAACGTGGTGGCCGAGCGCTGCACGGTGACCGCCGAGGCGCGCAGCCGCGACGAGCGGGCGCTCGGCATCCAGCTCACCGCCATGCTGGACGCGCTCACCTGGGCCGCCAGCGAGTGCGAGGTCGACCTCGAGACCCACGTGGAGCGCGAGTTCAGCGCCTACCGCCTGGGCGAGGGCGATCCCCAGGTGCGCATGGCGCTCGACGTGCTCGCCGGGCTGGGCCACGAGCCGCGCCTGGTGCAGAGCGGGGGCGGCTCCGACGTCAACGCCTTCCTGCTCAACGGCTTCCCCGCGGTCAACCTCTGCAACGGCATGACCGACGTGCACACGCCCGACGAGAGCATCGCCGTCGAGAGCCTCGAGGCGATGCTCGACGTCACCCTGGGCCTGGTGGACGCGGCCCGCGGGGCCGCGTGA
- a CDS encoding ATP-dependent helicase, whose product MSTAPGYPRWQTAPPRLPHVEAQKARRDAVAPRDPLAADPAGRRVYRLRPPEGRREGVSERLRAMLDDEQLAAVEGARGRSLVLAAAGSGKTRTIVATVAHLVETGTPPEAIMLVTFTRRAAREMTDRAERLVGVDLSGMTAGTFHSVCRRILHRYGPVIGVPSTFTVLDAEDQAEVAALARDAVLEGRERRPALPKPAAIVGWAALAAEGGRELEEVVLAANPRLADRLEDLRAIADGYAERKRAMAALDYADLLVHTARLLHEHPRVRRRLAQAHRWVLVDELHDVNPVQAAIVEALAGEGSTLVAVADPDQSIYSWRGADPRVVERFAAAPGTRVFPLGTNYRSTPEVVALAQETLPAGNPFGKRMRAHRPGAGARPVVAHLTSVQDEARFVVQRIADLITEGREPGDIAVLYRAHHHSVDLQLALAEAGVEFELFSGARFVESAHVKDALAFCRMRHNPRDELAWRRALRLFERVGAATAARVWAHASVQPDPLAAAAALADDGAAPAGLRRFGATAAALRATDRPEEIVLLVARADWYRDHLQRRYANWRDREGDLARLAELATRSAGLDAFLGELQLAERVEADEDVSGPARRVALSSVHQAKGLEWPVVFVLQVEPGSFPSGWAVSEGNLDEEERLFHVAVTRAADELYLCRPIAARRPWDTGADAVVLNSGQGFLDRDLGDLVEEWSVR is encoded by the coding sequence GTGTCCACCGCCCCCGGATACCCACGCTGGCAGACCGCCCCGCCGAGGCTGCCGCACGTCGAGGCGCAGAAGGCGCGCCGCGACGCCGTGGCGCCGCGCGACCCGCTCGCCGCCGACCCCGCCGGGCGCCGCGTCTACCGGCTGCGCCCGCCGGAGGGCCGGCGGGAGGGGGTCTCCGAGCGCCTGCGCGCGATGCTCGACGACGAGCAGCTCGCCGCCGTGGAGGGGGCGCGGGGGCGCTCGCTGGTGCTGGCGGCGGCCGGGTCGGGCAAGACGCGCACGATCGTCGCGACCGTCGCCCACCTGGTCGAGACCGGCACGCCGCCCGAGGCGATCATGCTGGTCACGTTCACGCGGCGGGCCGCCCGGGAGATGACCGACCGCGCCGAGCGCCTCGTGGGCGTCGACCTCTCCGGCATGACGGCGGGCACCTTCCACTCGGTCTGCCGCCGCATCCTGCACCGGTACGGCCCCGTGATCGGGGTGCCCTCGACGTTCACGGTCCTCGACGCCGAGGACCAGGCCGAGGTCGCCGCGCTGGCGCGCGACGCGGTGCTCGAGGGCCGGGAGCGCCGGCCCGCGTTGCCGAAGCCCGCCGCGATCGTCGGCTGGGCCGCGCTCGCCGCCGAGGGCGGGCGGGAGCTGGAGGAGGTCGTGCTCGCCGCCAACCCGCGCCTGGCCGACCGGCTGGAGGACCTGCGGGCGATCGCCGACGGCTACGCCGAGCGCAAGCGCGCGATGGCAGCGCTCGACTACGCCGACCTGCTCGTGCACACCGCCCGCCTGCTGCACGAGCACCCGCGCGTGCGCCGGCGCCTGGCCCAGGCGCACCGGTGGGTGCTGGTCGACGAGCTGCACGACGTCAACCCGGTCCAGGCGGCGATCGTCGAGGCGCTCGCCGGCGAGGGCAGCACGCTCGTCGCGGTGGCCGACCCGGACCAGTCGATCTACTCCTGGCGCGGCGCGGACCCGCGCGTGGTGGAGCGCTTCGCCGCGGCGCCGGGCACGCGGGTCTTCCCGCTCGGCACCAACTACCGCTCCACCCCCGAGGTGGTGGCCCTCGCGCAGGAGACGCTGCCGGCGGGCAACCCGTTCGGCAAGCGCATGCGGGCGCACCGGCCGGGGGCGGGCGCCCGCCCCGTCGTCGCCCACCTGACCTCGGTGCAGGACGAGGCCCGCTTCGTGGTGCAGCGCATCGCGGACCTCATCACGGAGGGGCGCGAGCCCGGCGACATCGCGGTCCTCTACCGGGCCCACCACCACTCGGTCGACCTGCAGCTGGCGCTCGCCGAGGCCGGCGTCGAGTTCGAGCTCTTCTCGGGCGCCCGCTTCGTGGAGAGCGCGCACGTGAAGGACGCCCTCGCCTTCTGCCGCATGCGCCACAACCCGCGCGACGAGCTCGCCTGGCGCCGGGCGCTGCGCCTCTTCGAGCGGGTGGGCGCCGCGACCGCCGCGCGCGTGTGGGCGCACGCCTCGGTCCAGCCCGACCCGCTCGCGGCGGCCGCCGCCCTCGCCGACGACGGGGCCGCGCCGGCCGGCCTGCGCCGCTTCGGCGCCACGGCGGCCGCGCTGCGCGCCACCGACCGCCCGGAGGAGATCGTCCTGCTGGTGGCCCGCGCCGACTGGTACCGCGACCACCTGCAGCGCCGGTACGCCAACTGGCGCGACCGCGAGGGCGACCTCGCCCGCCTGGCCGAGCTCGCCACCCGCTCCGCCGGCCTCGACGCCTTCCTCGGCGAACTGCAGCTGGCCGAGCGGGTGGAGGCCGACGAGGACGTGTCCGGGCCCGCGCGCCGGGTCGCCCTGTCGAGCGTCCACCAGGCCAAGGGCCTCGAGTGGCCGGTGGTCTTCGTGCTCCAGGTGGAGCCGGGGTCGTTCCCGAGCGGTTGGGCGGTGAGCGAGGGCAACCTCGACGAGGAGGAGCGCCTCTTCCACGTGGCGGTCACGCGCGCCGCCGACGAGCTGTACCTCTGCCGGCCGATCGCCGCCCGGCGGCCGTGGGACACGGGGGCCGACGCGGTGGTGCTCAACTCCGGGCAGGGGTTCCTCGACCGCGACCTCGGGGATCTCGTGGAGGAGTGGTCGGTCCGGTAG